CGTCGAAGTGCGCCTGGCAGTACCTGCACCGCAGGATGGGCCGGCCTGGCACCAGGTAGGCACCCCGACGGTGGCACCAGCCGCAGTGCTCGTACTTCAGCGTGACCGTACCGTTGGCCCGGTCGCGACCGTTGTCTCGCTGCGTCGCAGCAGGGCGACACGGCAAACCGAGGTGGTCCAGGTACCAGGATGCGAATGCCTCGGCATCGAGCGGGCGGGCCCACACGTAGCCCTGCCCTAGTTCGCACCCGAGCTCGCGGAGCAACGACACTTCGCGCTCGTTCTCGATGCCCTCCGCTACCGATCTCATGCCCAGGCTGTGGGCGAGGGCGACGATGGCGCCGACGATGTCTGCGGCGTTGGACCGAGCCAGCATGGCGTTGACGAAGTCGTAGTCGATCTTCAAGGCGGAAATGGGAAGACGGCGCAGGTGCACCAAGGACGACTGGCTGGTCCCGAAGTCGTCGACACGCAATTCGACGCCGAGGGCGGCGACGGCCTGGAGTCGGTCGATCAAGGGGGCGTCGCCCGCGGCAAGAGCCGTCTCCGGGAACTCCAGCACGAGGGCGTCGGGGGCCAAGCCGGCCTGGTCCAGAGCATCCTGGACGCGATCGACCACATCGGTCGCGACGAGTTGGCGGAGCGACACGTTCACCGCCATCGACAGCCCTTCGGCGTCGGGAAGCTCGGCACGCCAAGCGGCGGCCTGCCGACATGCCTGGCCGAGCACGTGCCATCCGAGTGGTTCGATGAGACCGGTCACCTCGGCCTGTGGCAGGAACTCCGCCGGGCCGCGCAGGCCCACCATGGGGTGGTTCCATCGCACGAGCGCCTCTGTCTCCACGACACCGTTGCCCTCGAGGTCGACGACGGGTTGATAGTGGACGACCAGGTCGTCGAGCCGAGGAGTGTCGGCGATGGCGTCGCCCGGAAACACCGTCCCGCCCGCGACGACGGTGCGAAGGATCCCCACCAGCTCGCCCGAGGCGCGTGCGGTGTGCATGAAGCCGCGACAGCCGGAGTGCAGAGCGCGCACGACCGCCCGGCCGCTGGAGTCTCCCGTCAGCAAGACGAACGCCGTCGACGGTGCGAGTTCGCGCATCTCCAGTACCAACGACTGACCGTCGACGTCCGGCGGTGCGTCCTCGACCACCACCACGTCGGGACGGTGGGCCAGCAGGGTCGGCACGACTTCGCCGGCCCCGGCTGGCACCGCCACTGCCGAGAAGCCCTCGATGCCGTCGATGACTCGGCTGACGACGTCGGCGACGAGCTGGCGCGCGTGCACTGCCACCACTCGCCCGCCCCCGGGTTGGCTCATCGCCGCGGTGTGCCGACGCCCGGCTGCCTGCGCTGCGGGTTCGCTGAGCGCATCGAGAGAAACTACCCATAGCCGTCGATATTGTC
This portion of the Acidimicrobiales bacterium genome encodes:
- a CDS encoding EAL domain-containing protein, with amino-acid sequence MAVHARQLVADVVSRVIDGIEGFSAVAVPAGAGEVVPTLLAHRPDVVVVEDAPPDVDGQSLVLEMRELAPSTAFVLLTGDSSGRAVVRALHSGCRGFMHTARASGELVGILRTVVAGGTVFPGDAIADTPRLDDLVVHYQPVVDLEGNGVVETEALVRWNHPMVGLRGPAEFLPQAEVTGLIEPLGWHVLGQACRQAAAWRAELPDAEGLSMAVNVSLRQLVATDVVDRVQDALDQAGLAPDALVLEFPETALAAGDAPLIDRLQAVAALGVELRVDDFGTSQSSLVHLRRLPISALKIDYDFVNAMLARSNAADIVGAIVALAHSLGMRSVAEGIENEREVSLLRELGCELGQGYVWARPLDAEAFASWYLDHLGLPCRPAATQRDNGRDRANGTVTLKYEHCGWCHRRGAYLVPGRPILRCRYCQAHFDVSALSPGRLSERLDVYARNLQGRRTAEHVNRAGACSECRPGRSPR